The following coding sequences are from one Odontesthes bonariensis isolate fOdoBon6 chromosome 10, fOdoBon6.hap1, whole genome shotgun sequence window:
- the krt8 gene encoding keratin, type II cytoskeletal 8, whose product MSYFNSSSSYRSSSAPRNFSSSSYAGPGGITARKSFTVKSSYGGAGGRGFGGAGFSSSSAHNVSSSMGGGGGMGMGMGMGMGFGGGMAGQAPITAVTVNKSLLAPLNLAIDPAIQIVRTQEKEQIKGLNNRFASFIDKVRFLEQQNKMLETKWNLLQGQTTTRSNIDAMFEAYISNLRRQLDGLGNDKMKLEADLHNMQGLVEDFKNKYEDEINKRTECENDFVLIKKDVDEAYMNKVELEAKLESLTDEINFLRSIYEEELRELQAQIKDTSVVVEMDNSRGLDMDAIVAEVRAQYEDIANRSRAEAESWYKSKYEEIQTSASRYGDDLRSTKTEIADLNRMIQRLTSEIDAVKGQRANLEAQIAEAEERGELAVKDAKSRIRDLEEALQRAKQDMARQIREYQDLMNVKLALDIEIATYRKLLEGEEDRLANGIKAINISQQSTSYSGFPMDSMKSSYSSGVSSGYGGGYGSGGGYSSGGYSSGGFSSGGYGSGSYGGGFSSGSAGFSSGSTGGYTTTQSKKNVVIKMIETKDGRVVSESSEVIED is encoded by the exons ATGTCTTATTTTAACTCATCCTCCTCCTACAGGAGTTCTTCCGCCCCAAGGAACTTCAGCAGCAGCTCTTATGCCGGACCAGGGGGCATCACCGCCCGCAAGAGCTTCACTGTTAAGAGTTCCTACGGAGGTGCTGGCGGCCGGGGCTTCGGAGGAGctggcttcagcagcagctctgcccacaACGTGAGCTCAAGCATGGGCGGCGGAGGAGGCATGGGCATGGGCATGGGTATGGGTATGGGCTTCGGTGGTGGCATGGCTGGTCAGGCCCCCATCACCGCCGTGACTGTGAACAAGAGCCTGCTGGCCCCCCTCAACCTCGCCATTGACCCCGCCATCCAAATTGTCCGCACCCAGGAGAAAGAGCAGATCAAGGGCCTCAACAACCGCTTTGCCTCCTTCATTGACAAG GTCCGCTTCCTGGAGCAGCAGAACAAGATGCTGGAGACCAAATGGAACCTGCTGCAAGGACAGACCACCACCCGCTCCAACATCGACGCCATGTTCGAGGCCTACATCTCCAACCTGCGCAGACAGCTGGACGGCCTGGGCAACGACAAGATGAAGCTGGAGGCCGACCTGCACAACATGCAGGGCCTGGTGGAGGACTTCAAGAACAA GTACGAAGATGAGATCAACAAGCGCACAGAGTGTGAGAATGACTTCGTCCTCATCAAGAAG GATGTGGACGAGGCCTACATGAACAAGGTGGAGCTGGAGGCCAAGCTGGAGAGTTTGACAGATGAGATCAACTTCCTCAGATCGATCTATGAGGAG GAACTGCGTGAGCTCCAGGCACAGATCAAGGACACTTCAGTCGTTGTGGAGATGGACAACAGCCGCGGCCTGGACATGGACGCCATTGTGGCCGAAGTCAGGGCTCAGTATGAGGACATCGCCAACCGCTCCCGCGCTGAGGCAGAATCTTGGTACAAGTCCAAG TACGAAGAGATACAGACGTCCGCCAGCAGGTATGGAGATGACCTGAGATCCACCAAGACAGAGATCGCAGACCTCAACCGCATGATCCAGAGACTGACATCAGAGATCGACGCCGTTAAGGGACAG CGCGCCAACCTGGAGGCCCAGATCGCTGAGGCTgaggagcgaggagagctgGCGGTGAAGGACGCCAAGTCCCGCATCAGGGACCTGGAGGAAGCCCTGCAGAGAGCCAAACAGGACATGGCCCGCCAGATCAGAGAATACCAGGACCTGATGAACGTCAAGCTGGCTCTGGACATTGAGATTGCCACCTACAGGAAACTGCTGGAGGGCGAGGAGGACAGACTGGCAAACGGCATCAAGGCCATCAACATCTCCCAACAGAGCA CGAGTTACAGCGGTTTCCCCATGGACAGTATGAAGAGCAGCTACTCAAGCGGAGTCAGCAGCGGTTATGGCGGCGGCTATGGCAGCGGCGGCGGCTATAGCAGCGGCGGCTACAGCAGCGGCGGCTTCAGCAGTGGCGGCTACGGCAGCGGCAGCTACGGTGGCGGCTTCAGCAGCGGCAGCGCCGGCTTCAGCAGCGGCAGCACCGGCGGCTACACCACCACCCAGAGCAAAAAGAACGTCGTCATCAAGATGATTGAGACCAAGGATGGGAGAGTGGTGTCCGAGTCCTCTGAGGTCATTGAGGATTGA